A window of the Linepithema humile isolate Giens D197 chromosome 4, Lhum_UNIL_v1.0, whole genome shotgun sequence genome harbors these coding sequences:
- the LOC136999514 gene encoding uncharacterized protein PF3D7_1120000-like → MDGKARSGGIEKRKARERCMSLGNVEEMFKRKREKSGERRKEEEDEGFRKSRKTQRSPGKMEGEGGGETEGQREGGAEGLEELIRKWKKEMEEVMEEMRGVKGWREELRAMKEEVKEGIKDNGRMVREEMEEMRREFRERERRWKEEREVMKKSIEGLEEKVERIEGRKAEKGEEGRREGRESEGETKDRLKKVERRIEMKEREERRKNILIKGVEVKEGKKKEAVEEIFRAVGAKVEIKEIKGLGGEGGKGREMLLVKLGNEEQRREVWAKKGMLKGRRERILEDWTWGERRMRWRLEEVARKEEREGRKVWIGYGKVRIDEQWWRWDEEEEVLRDGKGNIRQGGQGEDGGGGKKEERR, encoded by the coding sequence ATGGATGGTAAGGCGCGATCTGGCGGGATAGAAAAGAGGAAGGCAAGGGAAAGATGCATGAGCCTGGGGAATGTTGAGGAAATGTTTAAGAGGAAGAGGGAAAAATCAGGGGAGAgaaggaaggaggaggaggatgagGGATTTAGGAAGAGTAGGAAAACGCAGAGATCGCCAGGGAAAATGGAGGGGGAAGGAGGGGGAGAGACAGAGGGACAGAGGGAAGGAGGGGCAGAGGGTCTAGAGGAGTTGATCAGGAAGTGGAAAAAGGAAATGGAGGAGGTAATGGAGGAAATGAGAGGGGTAAAGGGATGGAGGGAAGAATTAAGGGCGATGAAGGAGGAGGTGAAAGAAGGGATTAAAGACAATGGAAGGATGGTAAGGGAGGAAATGGAGGAAATGAGAAGAGaatttagagagagagagaggaggtggaaggaggaaagggaggtcatgaaaaaaagtatagaaggACTGGAGGAAAAAGTGGAAAGAATAGAGGGGAGGAAGGCGGAAAAGGGAGAAGAGGGAAGgagagaggggagagagagcgagGGGGAAACAAAGGACAGACTAAAGAAAGTAGAAAGAAGGATAGAGAtgaaggagagagaggagaggaggaaaaatatattgattaaaggGGTAGAGGTGAAGGAGGGGAAGAAGAAAGAGGCGGTGGAGGAGATATTTAGAGCCGTGGGGGCAAAGGTAGAGATCAAAGAAATTAAGGGATTAGGAGGAGAGGGCGGAAAAGGAAGGGAAATGCTTTTGGTTAAGTTGGGGAATGAGGAGCAGAGAAGGGAAGTGTGGGCGAAGAAAGGAATGTTGAAGGGCAGGAGAGAAAGGATATTGGAAGACTGGACATGGGGGGAAAGAAGGATGAGATGGAGGCTGGAGGAAGTAGCACGGAAGGAGGAAAGGGAAGGGAGAAAGGTGTGGATAGGATACGGCAAGGTTAGGATTGATGAACAATGGTGGAGGTGggacgaggaggaggaagtGCTGAGAGATGGGAAGGGAAACATAAGACAGGGGGGACAGGGGGAAGACGGAGGAGGAGGGAAGAAGGAGGAGAGGAGGTag
- the LOC136999212 gene encoding uncharacterized protein produces MYALVKFHDGIYHVCKSNLITCKGVTKATYSDRRKYPANIIAKNDNKAILHEIKQNIFANKPRVFCKKIYFQSRKRNTKYKNYDYERTTNTCVFKGNDELETSDIPVIIEKNRNNCSTETESKESGIEMFDVPMHNNIDKPTITVTDESRRYDRPETAEIEIKDCDYLDTSNVPTSSNINAVIIENGNSCPTEIQSKDSNIETFDVPIHNNINTILNKNENVCHSEIQNIDCNINGISDVLLPCDLVSKSISKSVSIDKDISNERTDKFNEVWQDVEILLSCEPLSEPASIQTCNAVENNLEIDNINMDVSLTDLLNISPSTFILDDCVRRISFNTTDDTCNSITCQNVSQIGNEANVQISSTLGM; encoded by the exons ATGTACGCCTTAGTAAAATTTCATGATGGTATTTATCACGTGTGCAAATCAAATCTTATTACTTGTAAAGGCGTTACAAAAGCTACATACAGTGATAGACGTAAGTACCCAGCAAATATTATAGCGAAAAATG ATAACAAAGCTATATTACACgaaataaaacagaatatatttgcaaataaaccacgtgtgttttgtaaaaaaatttatttccaaagtagaaagagaaatacaaaatacaaaaattatgattatgaaaGGACTACGAATACCTGCGTATTCAAAG GAAACGACGAACTGGAAACATCAGATATCCCAGTgatcattgaaaaaaatagaaacaattgTTCAACTGAAACTGAAAGCAAGGAGAGTGGTATTGAAATGTTTGATGTTCCAATGCATAACA ATATAGATAAACCAACCATAACAGTCACTGATGAAAGTAGAAGGTATGACAGACCAGAAACAgcagaaatagaaattaaggATTGTGATTATCTAGACACCAGTAATGTTCCAACATCTTCTA ATATCAACGCAGTAATCATCGAAAATGGAAATAGTTGTCCAACTGAGATTCAAAGCAAAGATAGTAATATAGAAACGTTTGATGTTCCAATACATAACA atattaatacaattttgaataaaaatgagaacGTATGTCACagtgaaatacaaaatatagactgtaatattaatGGAATTTCAGATGTGCTTTTACCTTGTg atttgGTTAGTAAATCAATTAGTAAATCAGTAAGCATCGATAAAGACATAAGCAATGAAAGAACTGATAAATTCAATGAAGTCTGGCAAgatgttgaaattttattatcttgtg AACCTTTGTCAGAACCTGCAAGTATACAGACATGTAATGCAGTTGAAAATAATCTGGAAATTGACAATATTAACATGGACGTCTCATTAACAG atTTACTTAACATATCTCcatctacatttattttagatgATTGTGTTAgaagaatatcttttaatactaCTG atGATACGTGTAATTCTATTACATGTCAAAATGTGAGTCAAATAGGAAATGAAGCAAATGTCCAAATATCATCAACACTTggtatgtaa